The DNA region CTGCAAAAATTGCATCTGCTGCTGGTACTGTTGTTGCCTGAATGCAGGGTCGAAAGGAGCGAACCCAGGACCCACCGCGCGCATGTTTCGGTTCTgacgagaaagaggagggagaggaggaatgacGCCTCGAACAACATCCGGGTGTCGGCCTGATTATACATTAATAACATTCCGTACAATCATTACAGAGCAACTTACAGTCATTTCCATCAGGGTCAAGGTGAGGGAACTTGCAGAACTCGCCATTTCTGCAGTTGCCCTGACTGAAGAAAGCGCAAGGAGGGGGGTTTCCGTCCTTCCAGTTGCCAAACTTGCCACCCGCAGGTCGGTTACCTGTCCAAGGCTTTCCACCAGAGAAACTAGGCTTCTTGCCATGTCCGAAAGGCTTGCCTTGGCCACCGAACTGAGGACCTTGACCAAAACTCTGCCGTCTAGCATGAGGGCCAGTCATGGGTGGAGGTGGCATGAAACCATTTGTGGGAGAAGTAGCAAAGAACACTTCAGCGGGAGGAAtagagggaagggaagaacCGAGCATGGAGGGTGACATGGGGGAAAGCccaaaaggaggaggagggggcGAACCCATCATATCAGCAGGCTGATATCCCGGAACAAAAACCGGAGCGACGGCAGAAGGAATGTGGGGCGGGGCAGGGATAGGCGCGGGAGCAGCGCCAGTGGGTGCAGGAACAGCCGCAATGGAAGCACTGTCAACTTGAGCACCAGCTTCCGCACTGTCAGACACTTGAGGCTGGGCATCAGAGGGAGCGAAAGACTGGAAGTTGTTTCCATTAGGCATAAAATAAGGTGCAGGCGCAGGAGGGTACGGCGGATAGCCTTCGAAACCTTGAGGAGCGAAGCCATTCTGACCAGGGCCCGGATAAAAGTGGGCGGGGcgagggtgaagaaaaACGCAAGCATTGCCATATTTGCAGTTGGGGAAGTTTCGGCAAGGGATGGACTTGCTCACCTCGGCCGGAGGAAGGTTGCTTGCACTGCCATTTCCGTTGGGTGCACCATTAGGTGCGGAAGCAGAATCCTTCCTGAGAGGGAATCGCTGAGTCTCACCATTCTGGGAGGGAAAATAGTTGGGCTGAGGGTAAAAGTCTTGCGGCGGGATGCTCATGAATTGAGGAGGCATGCCATACACGGGCTGGGGATACAAGATAGAAAGCATGAGAGGGTCGTTGGTAAGTCCAGGAGGGGGGATGATAGCACCTGCCGCAAGCAACTCCCGGACGATGTCATGGTGGTTGCCTCGGATAGCAAGCACAATAGGAGTACACCCAGAGTTGACGTCTACAGAGCATACATTAACTTTTCTACCCAAGCAAAACACCCTTGCCATACACCGTGGGCTGACAGTAGGCAATCATGGCACTCACCAAGAGTCTCTAATCGGTCAGTCCCCTTGCTCAGCAATGCCCTAACGTCTTGAAGTTTACCCTCAACACAAGCAGCGTGCAAATCATCCACATTCCCCAAGTTGACAGCTTCAACTTGCTCCTGCAAAGCTTcgacctcatcctcttttttctcctctaCGGCGGCAGAGGCTGACTTGAGAGCGTCCTTCTCAATGTGCATCTCAGTAGGAGATACGGCCTGCGGCTGCACGGGGACTGATTCGACAGCCATTTTAGTTGAAGGTCTGTTGTGATATGTTTTTTTGCTAGGTCTTGTTTGTAGAGCACTCGGAAGCTAGGGATTCCAGGAGCGTGTTTTGTGGAGAGTCGCCTTGAGGTACTGGAGAGCAGGAGTGATCTCAATGTGAGGGCTGGAGAGGTGAGCCGGTTGCAAGTATAGATGTTTTTttgggaaaagaggagatgggacgAGGGCCAAGAAAGTGTTCTAACAAGGTGACCACGCCgacttttttcttccatccgGCGTTCCGCCCCTGTCCTAATTGGGATTAGAAAGCCATTGTGAAATTTGTAATCGTTTGACCCTGCTCATTAGAAATCGGGGTTATCGGATTGAGTCGGGTACAGGTAGTTTCGACGTGCCTGGCCCCGGTTATTCCTTattttccttccatttAATAACAATCACTCTTCAATTTGTCCCTCAATAATCCTCCGTGCAAACTACTCTATAAGGCTGGTTTCATACATACGGACAGAATGACATCTTATACTCCCCCCTGCCATCCTCAATCTCTATGACCTCAAATATTTGTCCGCCCTCCCCAACGCCCAGATACAGAACACGAATTTGAACGCTACATAATCGGATAAGCCCCAATGCCAAGTGGGATTTCTTGTCAGCTCACCAGGATAATCTATGGCACAGTTCTTGTTGAATATACCCTCGGTATCCTCCTGTTCCCATCTACCATCCTTCAATTGTCGGCTCATTATAAGTTTCGCAGCGCGTTCAATAACAGTTTTGTCGCGATATTGTCCATAGATGAGAGCAAGAATGGCCCATGCCGTTTGGACCACCTGGGACTGGTCATGTTGGGCGTATTTGCCAGTTACGCACGACTGCGCGATACTCAACCGGATGCCGACAGACAAATTGGAACAACTCACCATGTAAGTTTCaccccatccaccatcttccatctggTGTCCAACCAAAAAGTCACAAGCTCGTCTCACCTTGTCCGAGTTGGCGCAGGTCTCACCCGCTATGCCAAGGGATTCAAGTGCAAACATAGTGGCATAGGTGAAACAAATACCCCTATTTATAGTCATGCATTAATACCATACCCACCACCAGTGTTTATATCTTACCATGAACCATACCACGAACCGTCGGGACGTTGGATATCGTGAATGTATTGAATGGCTCTGCGTATCGTAAGTCTGTAGGAGCTAGTCAGCGCATCATACATATGCGAAGCAAACTCATTTACTCAATATCCGCTGCTCGATACTCTGTATCAACTTTAGAAAAGTATTTCAAGGCCGATAATACAGAGGTCGTGCACCTAAAAGCAATTAGACATGTCTGACGGGAGGAAGGCACCAAGGACAAATGAACTTACTCCGGGTACGTATAATCTATCATGATGTCTCCTATAGCATTGTTAGCACCCGTACATGGGAGTTGTTCGTTCGTTTATCACATTTGCCTACTCACCGAAGACTTCAGCTGCATTTAACCACTCCAACTTGGTACTGCCTCTGGTCAACTCATAGCTTGCAAAACCACCGCTTTTGTTCTGCATCGATAACAGAGTGTCAACCGCGTCACGCATCCTATCCAGCCCGACAGGCTTTGGCGTATAATCCAGGTGCTGAAGGGCCAGCACAGCCTTGAGTCCCTCAGCTGTACAGTCGCTGACTGTATAACTTTGCTCGGGAGTGGAGAATGGCCAAGCACCCTTGGTGCGGTGTCGATAACCCTCTTTGTACCACTTTGGATTCTCTCTCATCTGCGCCTTGTCCAACCAGTCCAGCATCCCCTTTACACTTTCTTTGAACTCGGACTCCTCTGCTAACCCAGTTTCCACGGCGGCCTGAGCCATAAATCCCGTATCCCACATCTGTGAACCATTGGtgcccatcatcatcagacCACTCTTGCTTAGCCACAAAAAGTCGTCAATCCTGGAAAGGTGGGATTTAAACGCCTCACTGTTGGGACCTTCACGGGCAAAGCGACAAACGATGTGAAAGGCTTTTGAGACCGGACCAACAGTCTGGTAGGTTGTGTTCTCGTCTTCATAAGTGATCATTCGATAAACCTTGTCCAGAGCGACTTTGCGTAGGGGGAGCCTAGAAGAGAGAATGGGTACATGTGGTAGTTTTTCATAAACCGCCAGGAGCTGATGAGCCATGTCAAGGATGgggtgatgaggagagtAAATATCATAAGATGATATGTTGGATCGTTGAGATGGCCAGTTGATGGTCTCATACGGCTCGACATAGAGTTCCTGAGCATTGTAGTAAGCTGAGCTCCACTCATGAAAAGTTGCAAAATGAGTGCACCTGACGAAGACTGAAAACAAGAGGAGTAAAGGGACCAACAAACCGAGTACCATACAGGAAGCTCATAGGGGTGACTAAAATACATTCAGCCACAAATACTTGTTGTGCACAGGCACTCACAAACCTGTCGAACATGAATCCACTGCGCACCGTTTGCTCGTTAGTGTCCCGTGATGTCTTTGCAAGCCACACTTACCCATCTCCAAGGAGCGAATGGTGCCCAATCAGGCAGCAACCATAACTCGGGAGGCACCGACCCCACGCCGTCCCACTCGTACGCTCCCAAAATACTCAACCAGACCTTGCCCCACGTAGGAATGCCGGTTGCCCCTCCTAATAGATAATCAGCCGCAGGCCAGGCAGTGTGAATGGTAGCAACTCGCCCATCTTATGTATTAACGATCGGATCTCCGTCATCGGTCCTTCATCAGGGCCCATACCCAGCATTCGCAGCGCGACATAGTTCATCACGGTTCCATATACGGTGGGCGGTGCAGCAGTATGCCTGTCATATTATATTAGTCTCATTTTCAATCCGAAA from Cryptococcus neoformans var. neoformans B-3501A chromosome 4, whole genome shotgun sequence includes:
- a CDS encoding hypothetical protein (HMMPfam hit to zf-CCCH, Zinc finger C-x8-C-x5-C-x3-H type (and similar), score: 40.4, E(): 5e-09); amino-acid sequence: MAVESVPVQPQAVSPTEMHIEKDALKSASAAVEEKKEDEVEALQEQVEAVNLGNVDDLHAACVEGKLQDVRALLSKGTDRLETLDVNSGCTPIVLAIRGNHHDIVRELLAAGAIIPPPGLTNDPLMLSILYPQPVYGMPPQFMSIPPQDFYPQPNYFPSQNGETQRFPLRKDSASAPNGAPNGNGSASNLPPAEVSKSIPCRNFPNCKYGNACVFLHPRPAHFYPGPGQNGFAPQGFEGYPPYPPAPAPYFMPNGNNFQSFAPSDAQPQVSDSAEAGAQVDSASIAAVPAPTGAAPAPIPAPPHIPSAVAPVFVPGYQPADMMGSPPPPPFGLSPMSPSMLGSSLPSIPPAEVFFATSPTNGFMPPPPMTGPHARRQSFGQGPQFGGQGKPFGHGKKPSFSGGKPWTGNRPAGGKFGNWKDGNPPPCAFFSQGNCRNGEFCKFPHLDPDGNDCRHPDVVRGVIPPLPPLSRQNRNMRAVGPGFAPFDPAFRQQQYQQQMQFLQHQRMAAAQAQQSQAPAEPNDEVKPIVEDEAPATDAEKQATDSVPAAATSPAVTVLPAKPAVTMPTLLRSASQPGVQRVHANGVPSRSHSPAPSNVSFHGNGHPRRAGRVPNVNGARSSSSGPEKKPAQRVPKPDEFPVLGTPTSEKKEPVWGMSGKTAAQVLQAPAPVKPVVKVSQPIEEDAQSVTMESESDSDTVLVSRKPSASATPATTASPDPEPKKAAISFASIAGAVAAPSVETAPVAVKA
- a CDS encoding hypothetical protein (Match to EST gb|CF191913.1|CF191913; HMMPfam hit to Prenyltrans, Prenyltransferase and squalene oxidase repeat, score: 113.9, E(): 3.7e-31) is translated as MPTITNTFISFPPFTDTFMAQYTPPATDLTAWRLKVSEDSHGQQKWVYLSDPAQRKEWPQMNIEKYWLGLDVEVPELEEPKTPLDAARNGYRFYKELQSEDGHFSTEYGGPLFLIPGLIIALYVTGQSLRHEQAIEMRRYLFNKRRKEGGWGLHTAAPPTVYGTVMNYVALRMLGMGPDEGPMTEIRSLIHKMGGATGIPTWGKVWLSILGAYEWDGVGSVPPELWLLPDWAPFAPWRWWIHVRQVFTPMSFLYGTRFVGPFTPLVFSLRQELYVEPYETINWPSQRSNISSYDIYSPHHPILDMAHQLLAVYEKLPHVPILSSRLPLRKVALDKVYRMITYEDENTTYQTVGPVSKAFHIVCRFAREGPNSEAFKSHLSRIDDFLWLSKSGLMMMGTNGSQMWDTGFMAQAAVETGLAEESEFKESVKGMLDWLDKAQMRENPKWYKEGYRHRTKGAWPFSTPEQSYTVSDCTAEGLKAVLALQHLDYTPKPVGLDRMRDAVDTLLSMQNKSGGFASYELTRGSTKLEWLNAAEVFGDIMIDYTYPECTTSVLSALKYFSKVDTEYRAADIELTIRRAIQYIHDIQRPDGSWYGSWGICFTYATMFALESLGIAGETCANSDKVRRACDFLVGHQMEDGGWGETYMSCVTGKYAQHDQSQVVQTAWAILALIYGQYRDKTVIERAAKLIMSRQLKDGRWEQEDTEGIFNKNCAIDYPAFKFVFCIWALGRADKYLRS